A genomic region of Criblamydia sequanensis CRIB-18 contains the following coding sequences:
- a CDS encoding MotA/TolQ/ExbB proton channel family protein → MEPPLTNNFETLFAGISSLNIIFLLIIACSIVSFALFFERLYCLKSLRNGFESFIQGIQNALEMKDLSEAIKLCDKKEGSFSSVIKAGLLKANKEREVIEQAMELQARIEIASLEKNTKILSLVAHIAPLIGLLGTVIGFIQAFSEMRLSGLVDINATKIGEALEFALITTAAGLAVAIPTTLAYHYLVARIENLVLELEATSSEVVNIMLENQ, encoded by the coding sequence ATGGAACCGCCGTTAACCAATAATTTTGAGACCCTTTTTGCAGGGATAAGCAGTCTGAACATCATTTTTTTATTAATTATCGCATGTTCCATTGTGAGCTTTGCCCTTTTTTTCGAGAGGTTATATTGTTTGAAATCTTTAAGGAACGGGTTCGAATCCTTTATCCAAGGGATTCAAAATGCTCTTGAAATGAAAGATTTAAGCGAAGCCATTAAGCTATGCGATAAAAAAGAAGGTTCTTTCTCTTCTGTGATCAAAGCAGGATTGCTAAAAGCTAATAAAGAAAGAGAGGTTATAGAACAAGCGATGGAGCTCCAAGCAAGAATTGAAATTGCAAGCCTTGAAAAAAATACAAAAATACTCTCGCTTGTAGCCCATATTGCTCCTTTGATCGGTCTTCTTGGAACCGTTATTGGATTTATTCAAGCGTTTTCTGAAATGCGCCTAAGCGGTCTTGTTGATATAAATGCCACAAAAATTGGAGAAGCCTTAGAGTTTGCCCTCATAACCACAGCTGCAGGGCTTGCTGTCGCAATTCCTACCACTCTTGCTTATCACTACTTGGTAGCCCGAATCGAAAACTTAGTTTTAGAGCTTGAAGCAACTTCTTCTGAAGTCGTCAATATTATGTTGGAAAATCAATAA
- a CDS encoding glycosyltransferase family protein → MIERILFLTNYNQYDSKRHFAKYFAEALRFFGIDTLELDVNQGKLNRSHLEKIETFNPTLTASFHSFIPISGQKFLWDMLKKPHLAILVDPVLYSLAMIKSPLVTISCVDLFDVENLLSFGFKKTFFLPHAVPKSLAEEPLREKIYDVTFIGSCYDYETLRKSWEKKLPEGAKEALSLSIELVMNDNATPLQVALVKSWNHLGLSPQGVNFEELFNYLDLYTRGLDRIKLIRAIPEEVKVHVFGANAEGDFLPKNSWEHYLGDKKNVILHSPVSFLDSLNVLRASKISLNSFPFFKNGTHERLFTGSALGSLVATSDNLWVRRNFIDDEDILIVPPKGWDQAGKRIMDVLKDTKKREEMALRGREKTLKFHTWHNRAETLIQEMNQFL, encoded by the coding sequence ATGATTGAGCGTATCCTTTTTTTAACAAATTATAATCAGTATGATTCTAAAAGACATTTCGCCAAATACTTTGCGGAGGCGCTCCGTTTCTTTGGAATAGACACCCTTGAACTGGATGTAAATCAAGGAAAACTCAATCGAAGTCATTTAGAAAAAATAGAAACGTTTAATCCAACGCTCACAGCTTCTTTCCATAGTTTTATCCCCATCAGCGGTCAGAAGTTTCTTTGGGATATGCTAAAAAAGCCTCACTTAGCAATCCTTGTGGATCCTGTTCTCTATTCTTTGGCGATGATCAAAAGTCCTTTAGTTACCATTTCTTGCGTCGATTTATTCGATGTCGAAAACCTTCTATCTTTTGGCTTTAAAAAAACATTTTTTCTGCCTCATGCGGTACCAAAGTCTTTAGCAGAAGAGCCTTTAAGAGAAAAAATTTATGACGTTACCTTTATCGGAAGTTGTTATGATTATGAAACTTTAAGAAAAAGTTGGGAGAAAAAATTACCCGAAGGGGCGAAAGAAGCTCTTTCTCTTAGCATTGAACTTGTGATGAATGACAATGCAACCCCTTTGCAAGTAGCTCTTGTCAAAAGCTGGAACCATCTTGGCCTATCCCCGCAGGGAGTCAATTTTGAAGAGCTTTTTAACTATTTAGACCTTTATACAAGAGGGCTTGATCGAATTAAGCTCATTCGAGCTATACCTGAAGAGGTCAAAGTTCATGTCTTCGGAGCTAATGCGGAAGGCGATTTTTTACCAAAAAATAGTTGGGAGCATTATCTTGGGGATAAAAAGAATGTTATCCTCCATTCACCGGTATCTTTTTTAGATTCTCTCAACGTCTTAAGGGCAAGTAAAATATCATTAAATAGCTTTCCATTTTTTAAAAACGGCACTCATGAAAGGCTTTTTACCGGCAGTGCTCTTGGATCTTTGGTGGCCACTTCCGATAACTTATGGGTGCGAAGAAATTTTATTGATGACGAAGATATCCTTATTGTGCCTCCGAAAGGTTGGGATCAGGCGGGGAAAAGAATCATGGATGTTTTAAAAGACACCAAAAAAAGAGAAGAGATGGCCTTAAGGGGAAGAGAGAAAACCTTAAAGTTTCATACCTGGCATAATCGAGCGGAAACCCTTATTCAAGAAATGAATCAATTCCTTTAA
- a CDS encoding biopolymer transporter ExbD, giving the protein MKPFKTTLKTSLSLIDLTPLVDVIFLLLIFFIITSDILPFKTLNIENPKLDKDAIPLSTQLAVVMDRQNVIYLGSKKVIADLKSVKQELLQLIEAIKNKNGGKEPTLVLSVDKNVSYGSFLELYSIIEELASQVRLVFTPDENSYDYF; this is encoded by the coding sequence ATGAAGCCCTTTAAAACAACTTTAAAAACTTCCTTAAGTTTAATCGATTTGACACCTCTTGTGGATGTGATTTTTTTGCTTCTGATTTTTTTTATCATAACCTCCGATATTTTACCTTTTAAGACTCTAAACATCGAAAATCCGAAACTTGATAAAGATGCCATTCCTTTATCCACTCAACTTGCCGTCGTAATGGACCGTCAAAATGTTATTTATTTGGGATCTAAAAAAGTAATTGCCGATTTGAAATCGGTCAAACAAGAACTTCTTCAACTCATTGAAGCGATAAAAAATAAAAATGGGGGAAAAGAGCCGACTCTTGTTTTAAGCGTCGATAAAAATGTCAGCTACGGTTCTTTTTTGGAACTTTATTCAATTATAGAAGAGTTAGCAAGTCAGGTAAGACTTGTTTTTACACCTGATGAAAATTCCTACGACTATTTTTAA
- the tkt gene encoding transketolase: MTSLNFEEKNKNEAEKKALSSDLKKTLADIAASIRILSMDAVQKANSGHPGLPLGCAEIGAYLFGMVLKHNPKNSSWANRDRFVLSAGHGSMWLYSLLFLSGFNLSLEDIKNFRQLHSKTPGHPEYGDTDGVETTTGPLGQGIGNAVGQALGIKLLENKFNKDSYKIFDAKVYCLMGDGDMMEGVSSEVSSFSGNLQINNLVAIYDANKVCLDGPISESFSDNVKERYESYGWKVYEINGHDFDEIHSVFTLINKGQDRPVLIIAHTIIGKGSPNKAGTSKVHGSPLGAEELKLTKEALGLPLESFYVYPSALEFFKNKLKDEEKLEKNWNDQFKKWSEAFPDLYDEYKKMKERFIPENLENELKALPIKSPIAGRNASHAVIQELAKVMPELYGGSADLSVSDMTMITAYPVVSRGSFKGRNIKYGVREFGMATIASGLTETGMILPFIGTFLTFSDYMRNAIRLASLMKLRVIYHFTHDSIFLGEDGPTHQPIEHYAALRAIPNLHFIRPADANEVKMAWMAALKYHGPTAFSLSRQNLPTLSETDVPYNEGMGRGAYILKKEKKKADFTLIATGSEVELALKVSEELEKMGKGVRVISMPCTQIFDSQDTAYKNSLLGGDIGKRVSIEAGVDLGWHKYIGIDGTAICMKSYGLSAPYEKLAEEFGFTVPSILKRIL; this comes from the coding sequence ATGACTTCTTTGAATTTCGAGGAAAAAAATAAAAATGAAGCAGAAAAGAAGGCACTTTCTTCCGATTTAAAAAAGACTTTAGCTGACATTGCCGCCTCTATTCGAATTTTATCCATGGACGCCGTTCAAAAAGCAAATTCCGGCCACCCCGGGCTTCCTTTAGGATGCGCCGAGATTGGAGCTTATCTTTTTGGCATGGTCTTAAAGCATAACCCCAAAAATTCCAGCTGGGCCAACAGGGACCGCTTCGTTCTTTCTGCAGGTCACGGCTCCATGTGGCTCTACTCCCTTCTTTTTTTATCGGGATTTAACTTAAGCCTTGAAGATATAAAAAATTTTAGACAATTACATTCTAAAACCCCGGGGCACCCTGAATATGGAGACACAGATGGTGTTGAAACCACAACCGGTCCCTTAGGTCAGGGAATCGGAAATGCTGTTGGGCAAGCGCTTGGGATTAAGCTACTTGAAAATAAATTTAATAAGGATTCATATAAAATTTTTGATGCGAAAGTTTATTGCTTAATGGGAGATGGCGATATGATGGAGGGGGTATCCTCTGAAGTCTCATCTTTTTCCGGTAACTTGCAAATCAATAATTTGGTAGCCATTTACGATGCCAACAAAGTCTGTTTAGATGGACCGATTAGTGAAAGCTTTAGTGATAATGTCAAAGAACGGTATGAGTCCTATGGATGGAAAGTATACGAAATAAATGGCCATGATTTCGATGAAATTCATAGTGTTTTCACATTAATTAATAAAGGGCAGGATAGACCGGTCTTAATCATAGCACATACTATTATCGGCAAAGGATCCCCGAACAAAGCCGGAACAAGCAAAGTCCACGGCTCTCCTTTAGGAGCCGAAGAGCTTAAACTCACAAAAGAAGCCCTTGGTTTACCTTTAGAATCTTTTTATGTTTACCCCTCCGCACTCGAATTTTTTAAAAATAAATTGAAAGATGAAGAGAAACTGGAAAAGAATTGGAATGATCAATTTAAAAAATGGTCCGAAGCTTTTCCGGATTTGTATGATGAATACAAAAAAATGAAGGAAAGATTCATTCCTGAAAATTTGGAAAATGAATTAAAAGCACTACCTATCAAATCTCCAATAGCAGGAAGAAACGCATCTCATGCTGTGATTCAAGAGCTTGCAAAAGTTATGCCTGAGCTTTACGGAGGGTCGGCGGATCTTTCCGTGTCGGATATGACAATGATCACAGCGTATCCTGTGGTATCAAGAGGCTCGTTTAAAGGGCGCAATATTAAGTATGGGGTCCGTGAATTCGGGATGGCAACTATTGCTTCCGGGCTTACGGAAACCGGGATGATTTTACCCTTTATCGGCACTTTCTTAACTTTTTCAGACTATATGAGAAATGCCATTAGACTCGCCTCATTAATGAAGCTAAGAGTGATTTATCATTTTACCCATGATTCTATCTTCTTAGGTGAAGATGGTCCGACTCACCAACCTATTGAACATTATGCTGCTTTAAGAGCCATTCCGAACTTGCATTTTATAAGACCGGCTGATGCTAATGAAGTTAAAATGGCTTGGATGGCTGCCTTGAAGTATCATGGCCCGACAGCTTTTTCTCTATCGAGACAAAACTTACCCACTCTTTCTGAAACAGATGTACCTTATAATGAAGGAATGGGAAGAGGAGCTTATATTTTAAAAAAAGAAAAGAAAAAAGCTGATTTTACACTCATTGCTACAGGCTCAGAAGTGGAACTTGCCCTAAAAGTTTCTGAAGAACTTGAAAAAATGGGAAAAGGAGTTCGTGTCATTTCAATGCCTTGCACTCAGATATTTGATTCTCAAGATACGGCTTATAAAAATAGCCTGCTCGGCGGCGACATAGGAAAAAGAGTAAGCATTGAAGCCGGCGTTGATCTCGGATGGCATAAATATATTGGGATAGATGGAACGGCTATTTGCATGAAATCTTATGGGCTTTCAGCGCCTTACGAAAAATTAGCCGAAGAATTCGGATTTACAGTGCCTTCTATTTTAAAACGAATTCTCTAA